A window from Megalobrama amblycephala isolate DHTTF-2021 linkage group LG21, ASM1881202v1, whole genome shotgun sequence encodes these proteins:
- the filip1l gene encoding filamin A-interacting protein 1-like, producing the protein MRSRSNSLEDAEKAELSPPRARARQQASDREEACHTHEDTPTVQRKQTGGRRRAQRERSGAGKSRDLSRDDLLFLLSMLEGELQARDEVITVLKADKIDLALLEAKYGFVTPPKVLKALQRDAIQDKNGSWQEDIYEKPMTELDRLVEKQRETYRRMLEQLLLVERAHRQTLGRLEDEKRNHSDFMRKSDEFTGLLEQERERLKLLIDQEKTYQERKEEENTKKVTSLKDELTKLKSFALLVVDEQQRLAEQLTQQTAKVQELQNTATQAQDELSSTQTRLQEEENKVHRLEEELRNQACHFHQEQEAMTAKLTNEDAQNRQLRQKLSALSRQLDELEETNKTLHRAEEELQELRDKIGRGECGNSSLVAEVEELRKRVLEMEGKDEELIKMEDMCRDLHRKLEKESSQSCSLKAEVDKLNHRIMELEKLEDAFGKSKQECSSLKSNMEKERTMTKHMSNELDVLRVRIKELEATEVHLEKTELTLKEDLTKLKTLTVMLVDERKAMAEKLKLMEDKVQNSTGKLQAEQDKVNTVTEKLIEESKKALRSKAELEEKMCVATRERDELKAKLKAEEEKNCDLQSKVSMMKKRLQSLEAVERELLRNKSKEEHSKSPGPYRYQQEDNKVKDLTQEVERLRRKLKEMKVVEGDLLKTEDEFESLEKRYSNEQERAKALMEELEMSRKELSKYQLAEKEESNQEHILYKRLKEEEAKSSHLTREVEALKEKIHEYMGTEESICRLKTDHTTLQRKLTQQEVRNKELAREMENLTRELERYRRFSKSLRPGMNGRRFSDLQVSTKEVQTDPTESLSPNYRNLAPLERALVNGKLYVESDPEDEANYNEINLTKCTPSLMNNVNNLNNNMRRARGPFLKTRESHHPMNGKVQPRQNSNHVQQGDVVLTHSPGQPLHIKVTPDHGHNIATLEITSPTTENAQSYTSTAVIPTSGAPPKQRITILQNSSISPSSKSKGTPPESPCSPSTPDRSMSPLTMAAYSQTLSSESCGSVTPDRAMSPIQIVSVTTGTPDRSEPVELVGGHTVFRVSPERQNSWQLQRSNSSGPNVITTDDNKIHIHLGSPYIQAVNTTGKSISPYYSLGPEQRIPVLANGTPAKGNNKITSSIVIKPTSSPISRPSQITMPLESFRRSGPTRIPKPKGCSAAKAVQTPLNSGKCVSNNNLNMMNQPTKS; encoded by the exons ATGCGTTCCCGTAGCAACAGTCTGGAGGACGCGGAGAAGGCGGAGCTCTCTCCGCCCAGAGCACGAGCGCGGCAGCAGGCGTCTGACCGCGAGGAGGCGTGTCACACTCATGAGGACACGCCCACCGTCCAGAGGAAGCAGACGGGCGGCAGACGGCGAGCGCAGAGAGAGCGCAGCGGCGCGGGGAAGAGCCGAGACCTGTCGAGAGACGACCTGCTGTTCCTGCTCAGCATGCTGGAGGGAGAACTACAG GCCAGAGACGAGGTGATCACCGTCCTCAAAGCCGATAAAATCGATCTGGCTCTGCTGGAGGCCAAATACGGCTTCGTGACGCCGCCGAAGGTGCTGAAGGCTCTTCAGAGAGACGCCATCCAGGACAAGAACGGCAGCTGGCAGGAGGACATCTACGAGAAGCCCATGACGGAG ttGGACAGGCTGGTGGAGAAGCAGCGGGAGACGTACAGACGGATGCTGGAGCAGCTGCTGCTGGTGGAACGAGCTCACCGACAGACGCTGGGCCGCCTGGAGGACGAGAAGAGGAACCACAGCGACTTCATGAGGAAGAGCGACGAGTTCACCGGCCTGCTGGAGCAGGAGCGAGAGAG ATTGAAACTGCTCATTGATCAGGAAAAGACATACCAGGAGAGAAAGGAAGAAGAGAACACTAAGAAAGTCACAAGTCTAAAGGACGAACTAACTAAGCTGAAGTCCTTTGCCCTCCTGGTGGTCGATGAACAGCAGCGCCTCGCAGAGCAGCTGACCCAACAAACAGCCAAGGTCCAGGAACTCCAGAATACTGCCACTCAGGCCCAAGACGAGCTGAGCTCCACCCAAACCCGGTTGCAAGAAGAGGAGAACAAAGTCCATCGCTTGGAGGAGGAGTTACGCAACCAGGCCTGCCATTTCCACCAAGAGCAGGAAGCCATGACTGCCAAACTGACCAATGAAGATGCCCAGAACAGACAGCTACGGCAGAAGCTCTCCGCACTCAGCCGGCAGTTAGATGAGCTGGAAGAAACCAACAAGACTCTGCACAGAGCAGAGGAGGAACTGCAGGAGCTACGGGATAAAATCGGCCGCGGGGAGTGTGGCAACTCCAGCCTAGTGGCGGAGGTGGAGGAGTTGAGGAAACGAGTGCTTGAAATGGAAGGGAAGGACGAGGAGCTGATTAAGATGGAGGACATGTGCAGGGACCTCCACAGAAAGCTGGAGAAGGAGTCGAGTCAGAGCTGTAGCTTAAAAGCGGAGGTGGACAAGCTGAATCACAGAATTATGGAGCTGGAGAAATTAGAGGATGCTTTTGGGAAGAGCAAGCAGGAGTGCAGTTCACTGAAAAGCAACATGGAGAAAGAGCGGACCATGACTAAACACATGTCCAATGAACTAGATGTGCTGAGAGTCAGAATCAAAGAGCTTGAGGCTACAGAGGTTCATTTGGAGAAGACGGAGTTGACACTGAAAGAGGATTTGACAAAACTGAAGACACTGACCgtcatgctagtggatgagagAAAAGCTATGGCCGAAAAGTTAAAGCTGATGGAGGACAAAGTGCAAAACAGCACTGGCAAACTGCAGGCAGAACAAGACAAAGTCAACACTGTCACTGAAAAACTGATCGAAGAGAGCAAGAAAGCTTTGCGCTCAAAGGCCGAACTGGAGGAGAAGATGTGTGTTGCCACTCGGGAGAGGGATGAGCTCAAAGCTAAGCTGAAGGCAGAAGAAGAGAAAAACTGTGACCTTCAGTCTAAAGTCAGCATGATGAAAAAGAGGCTTCAATCACTGGAAGCAGTGGAAAGAGAGTTACTGAGGAACAAATCCAAAGAGGAGCACTCGAAGAGCCCAGGTCCTTACCGCTACCAGCAGGAAGACAACAAAGTGAAAGATTTGACCCAGGAAGTGGAGCGCCTCAGGAGGAAGTTAAAGGAGATGAAGGTGGTTGAGGGTGATCTTTTGAAGACTGAAGATGAGTTTGAATCCCTGGAGAAGAGATACTCCAATGAGCAGGAACGAGCAAAAGCACTGATGGAGGAACTGGAGATGTCCAGGAAGGAGCTGTCCAAGTACCAGTTGGCTGAGAAAGAGGAGTCCAACCAAGAGCACATCCTGTACAAGCGTCTGAAAGAGGAAGAGGCCAAATCCAGTCATCTCACCAGAGAGGTAGAAGCCCTGAAAGAGAAGATCCACGAGTACATGGGCACCGAGGAATCCATCTGCCGCTTGAAAACAGACCACACGACCCTACAGAGAAAACTCACCCAGCAAGAGGTCAGGAACAAAGAGCTGGCCAGAGAGATGGAGAACCTTACACGAGAACTGGAGAGATACCGTCGCTTCAGCAAGAGCCTGAGACCGGGCATGAACGGGAGACGTTTCTCAGATCTACAAGTCTCCACAAAGGAGGTGCAGACGGACCCAACGGAGAGCCTGTCCCCGAATTACAGGAATCTTGCACCGCTGGAACGTGCCCTGGTCAACGGCAAGCTGTACGTGGAGAGCGATCCAGAGGACGAGGCCAATTACAACGAGATCAACCTTACAAAATGCACTCCGTCGCTCATGAACAATGTCAACAATCTGAACAACAACATGAGAAGAGCAAGGGGCCCTTTCCTTAAGACTAGAGAAAGTCATCATCCAATGAATGGCAAGGTACAACCGAGACAGAACAGTAATCACGTTCAGCAGGGGGACGTGGTCCTCACACACAGTCCTGGGCAACCTCTCCATATCAAAGTGACCCCTGACCACGGGCACAACATTGCAACTCTTGAGATCACGAGTCCCACCACAGAAAACGCCCAGTCCTATACAAGCACGGCGGTCATCCCGACAAGTGGTGCCCCTCCAAAACAGCGAATCACAATCCTCCAGAACTCTTCGATCTCACCTTCCAGCAAGTCCAAGGGAACTCCTCCGGAGAGTCCCTGCAGTCCCAGCACTCCCGATCGCTCCATGTCTCCGCTCACCATGGCAGCCTATTCGCAAACTCTATCTTCCGAGTCCTGCGGATCGGTGACCCCAGACCGAGCCATGTCTCCCATTCAGATCGTGTCCGTTACCACTGGAACCCCTGACCGGTCAGAGCCGGTAGAGCTTGTGGGAGGTCATACCGTATTCCGTGTGAGCCCTGAAAGGCAGAACAGCTGGCAACTACAGAGGTCCAACAGCTCAGGTCCAAATGTCATTACCACTGATGACAACAAAATCCATATTCACTTAGGGAGCCCCTACATTCAAGCCGTGAACACCACGGGCAAATCCATCAGCCCCTATTACTCCCTCGGGCCAGAGCA